A stretch of the Aphis gossypii isolate Hap1 chromosome 2, ASM2018417v2, whole genome shotgun sequence genome encodes the following:
- the LOC126550271 gene encoding T-complex protein 1 subunit epsilon-like, with amino-acid sequence MSFIPGSLGFDEFGTPFIIIKDQHKQRRLTGIDALKSHIMAARSIAKTLYTSLGPKGLDKMMVSSDGEVTVTNDGATILNMMDVDHEIAKLMVQLSQSQDNEIGDGTTGVVVIAGALLEQAEHLLDQGIHPIRIADGFELAAQSACKHLDSIADSFPVDINNLEPLIKTAMTTLGSKIINKCHRQMAEIAVNAVISVADFDKRDVNFELIKVQGKEGGRLEDTMLVKGVVVDKDFSHPQMPKELKNVHLAILTCPFEPPKPKTKHKLDVASVEDYRALRKYEQDTFNEMVKKVKDAGATLAICQWGFDDEANHLLLKHELPAVRWVGGPEIELIAIATGGRIIPRFEEVSKEKLGYAGKVSELSFGTTKDKMLVIEECKNSRAVTIFIRGGNKMIIEEAKRSIHDALCVVRNLVQDNRIVYGGGAAEISCAIAVSTEADKISSIEQYAYRAFADALESVPLALAENSGLSPIDTLTQVRARQIKENNPALGIDCMLVGTNDMKEQNVIETLHSKKQQIILAAQLVKMILKIDDVRVPGEDF; translated from the exons ATGTCTTTCATACCCGGGTCGTTGGGTTTCGATGAATTCGGTACGCCGTTCATCATCATCAAAGACCAACACAAACAGCGTAGGCTGACTGGCATCGATGCGTTGAAG TCTCACATTATGGCCGCACGGTCTATTGCCAAGACGTTGTACACATCATTGGGTCCAAAAGGTTTGGATAAAATGATGGTTTCATCTGATGGTGAAGTGACTGTTACCAATGATGGTGCCACCATTTTGAATATGATGGATGTTGATCATGAGATCGCTAAGCTTATGGTACAGTTGTCTCAATCCCAAGATAATGAAATTGGTGATGGTACTACTGGTGTTGTAG tcATTGCCGGAGCTTTGCTCGAACAAGCTGAACATTTGCTTGATCAGGGTATACATCCTATTAGAATTGCAGATGGTTTTGAATTGGCTGCTCAAAGTGCTTGCAAGCATTTAGACTCTATTGCTGATTCATTTCCAGTTGATATCAACAACTTGGAACCTCTTATTAAAACAGCAATGACAACTCTGGGATCCAAaat TATTAACAAGTGCCATCGTCAAATGGCTGAAATAGCTGTAAATGCAGTTATATCTGTAGCAGATTTTGATAAACGTGATGTCAATTTTGAGTTGATCAAAGTCCAAGGAAAAGAAGGAGGAAGATTAGAAGACACAATGTTAGTGAAAGGAGTTGTAGTTGATAAAGACTTTTCACATCCTCAAATGCCAAAG gagcttaaaaatgttcatctcGCCATTCTTACTTGTCCGTTTGAGCCACCTAAGCCAAAGACTAAGCATAAGTTGGATGTCGCTTCAGTTGAAGACTATAGAGCATTAAGAAAATATGAACAAGATACATTCAATGAAATGGTTAAAAAAGTGAAAGATGCTGGTGCTACATTAGCAATTTGTCAATGGGGTTTTGATGATGAAGCAAATCATTTGTTATTGAAACATGAATTGCCTGCTGTACGTTGGGTTGGTGGACCTGAGATAGAA TTAATTGCAATTGCCACTGGAGGTAGAATCATTCCTCGTTTTGAAGAAGtttctaaagaaaaattagGTTACGCTGGTAAAGTTAGCGAACTTTCTTTTGGTACTACTAAAGACAAAATGTTGGTGATTGAAGAATGTAAGAATTCACGTGCTGTTACCATATTTATACGTGGTGGAAATAAAAtg ATTATTGAAGAAGCCAAACGCAGTATTCATGATGCTTTATGCGTTGTTCGAAATTTGGTGCAAGATAACCGCATAGTTTATGGTGGTGGTGCAGCTGAAATTTCATGCGCTATTGCTGTTTCTACTGAAGCAGACAAGATTTCATCTATTGAGCAATATGCATACCGGGCATTTGCAGATGCTTTAGAAAGTGTTCCATTAGCTTTAGCAGAGAACAGTGGATTGTCACCAATTGATACGTTAACTCAAGTTAGAGCCAGacaaatcaaagaaaataatcCAGCTCTTGGTATTGATTGTATGCTTGTTGGAACTAATG atatgaaagaacaaaatgttattgagACTCTTCATAGCAAGAAACAACAAATCATTTTGGCTGCACAGTTagttaaaatgattttgaaaatagatGACGTCAGAGTTCCAGgagaagatttttaa
- the LOC114119739 gene encoding E3 ubiquitin-protein ligase rnf8-B-like isoform X1, translating to MNYYLTGSMSQQFLNSFNILEEYENIHAKWCAELIANGRKTLLSLRNIIDNDLLINLMDSFMKFVSLLSQCDPNSLSVEKSTYKPSDPALKHQNESQDLLPKNDIIKMMNSDLQCPICNEWLFKATSANCNHTFCETCIKKWLKINKTCPVCRTPIQYTSTSIVVDNFITNLCHLFGGLTKERRESIMNTRLDDKKKTNTNITTIDELINDFNIDQSIEVDTFISQNDTISTMSHPNTVRLIPYPQTPVSRENSRQPIVGPNTPHPNTVQLLPFPQSSIASVASPRSNRIQPTSVLSPRANRLQPTSPVSVISQRINRIQSTSPVSVINQRINRFQPTSPVSVISQRINRIQPTSSTSVANSNTHRLRTNTNIGSSSSRYQSNIGSLPFS from the exons atgaattattatctaaCAG GTAGTATGTCACAACAGTTTTTGAACAGTTTTAACATACTTGAAgagtatgaaaatattcatgctAAATGGTGTGCTGAATTAATAGCAAATGGAAGAAAAACACTTCTGTCATtgcgtaatattattgataatgatctgctaataaatttgatggacagttttatgaaatttgtcTCCTTACTTTCTCAATGTGATCCTAATTCATTATCAGTTGAAAAAAGCACTTATAAACCAAgtgat ccagctttaaaacatcaaaatgAAAGCCAAGATTTATTGCCAaagaatgatattattaagatgATGAATAGTGATCTTCAATGTCCAATTTGTAATGAATGgctatttaaa gcaaCTTCTGCAAATTGTAATCATACATTTTGTGAaacatgcataaaaaaatggttaaaaataaataaaacatgtcCAGTTTGCCGTACGCCAATTCAATATACTTCAACTTCTATAGTAGTAGACAATTTTATCACAAACTTGTGTCACTTATTTGGTGGTCTTACTAAGGAACGGCGTGAATCAATAATGAATACTCgtttag atgataagaaaaaaactaatactaaCATTACTACAAttgatgaattaattaatgatttcaaCATTGATCAGTCAATTGAAGTTGATACATTTATTAGCCAAAATGACACTATTTCAACAATGTCACATCCAAATACAGTTCGTTTAATTCCTTATCCTCAAACACCTGTATCTAGAGAGAATTCAAGACAACCAATAGTTGGCCCTAATACACCTCATCCTAACACAGTTCAATTATTACCTTTTCCTCAATCATCCATAGCATCTGTTGCAAGCCCACGTTCTAATCGCATTCAACCAACATCTGTATTAAGTCCACGTGCTAATCGTCTTCAACCGACTTCTCCAGTATCTGTGATAAGCCAGCGTATTAATCGTATTCAATCGACTTCTCCAGTATCTGTGATTAACCAGCGTATTAATCGTTTTCAACCAACTTCTCCAGTATCTGTGATTAGCCAGCGTATAAATCGTATTCAACCAACATCATCAACATCTGTTGCCAACTCAAATACTCATCGCCTTAgaactaatacaaatattggtTCATCATCATCTCGATATCAATCAAATATAGGCAGTTTACCATTTTCTTAg
- the LOC114119739 gene encoding E3 ubiquitin-protein ligase rnf8-B-like isoform X2 — translation MSQQFLNSFNILEEYENIHAKWCAELIANGRKTLLSLRNIIDNDLLINLMDSFMKFVSLLSQCDPNSLSVEKSTYKPSDPALKHQNESQDLLPKNDIIKMMNSDLQCPICNEWLFKATSANCNHTFCETCIKKWLKINKTCPVCRTPIQYTSTSIVVDNFITNLCHLFGGLTKERRESIMNTRLDDKKKTNTNITTIDELINDFNIDQSIEVDTFISQNDTISTMSHPNTVRLIPYPQTPVSRENSRQPIVGPNTPHPNTVQLLPFPQSSIASVASPRSNRIQPTSVLSPRANRLQPTSPVSVISQRINRIQSTSPVSVINQRINRFQPTSPVSVISQRINRIQPTSSTSVANSNTHRLRTNTNIGSSSSRYQSNIGSLPFS, via the exons ATGTCACAACAGTTTTTGAACAGTTTTAACATACTTGAAgagtatgaaaatattcatgctAAATGGTGTGCTGAATTAATAGCAAATGGAAGAAAAACACTTCTGTCATtgcgtaatattattgataatgatctgctaataaatttgatggacagttttatgaaatttgtcTCCTTACTTTCTCAATGTGATCCTAATTCATTATCAGTTGAAAAAAGCACTTATAAACCAAgtgat ccagctttaaaacatcaaaatgAAAGCCAAGATTTATTGCCAaagaatgatattattaagatgATGAATAGTGATCTTCAATGTCCAATTTGTAATGAATGgctatttaaa gcaaCTTCTGCAAATTGTAATCATACATTTTGTGAaacatgcataaaaaaatggttaaaaataaataaaacatgtcCAGTTTGCCGTACGCCAATTCAATATACTTCAACTTCTATAGTAGTAGACAATTTTATCACAAACTTGTGTCACTTATTTGGTGGTCTTACTAAGGAACGGCGTGAATCAATAATGAATACTCgtttag atgataagaaaaaaactaatactaaCATTACTACAAttgatgaattaattaatgatttcaaCATTGATCAGTCAATTGAAGTTGATACATTTATTAGCCAAAATGACACTATTTCAACAATGTCACATCCAAATACAGTTCGTTTAATTCCTTATCCTCAAACACCTGTATCTAGAGAGAATTCAAGACAACCAATAGTTGGCCCTAATACACCTCATCCTAACACAGTTCAATTATTACCTTTTCCTCAATCATCCATAGCATCTGTTGCAAGCCCACGTTCTAATCGCATTCAACCAACATCTGTATTAAGTCCACGTGCTAATCGTCTTCAACCGACTTCTCCAGTATCTGTGATAAGCCAGCGTATTAATCGTATTCAATCGACTTCTCCAGTATCTGTGATTAACCAGCGTATTAATCGTTTTCAACCAACTTCTCCAGTATCTGTGATTAGCCAGCGTATAAATCGTATTCAACCAACATCATCAACATCTGTTGCCAACTCAAATACTCATCGCCTTAgaactaatacaaatattggtTCATCATCATCTCGATATCAATCAAATATAGGCAGTTTACCATTTTCTTAg
- the LOC114121290 gene encoding uncharacterized protein LOC114121290: MFSRKYLFTEVFMKSLSSVFTNCYFKTLNQVNNYSTFHKWTLDYFRNQPQYKKFVLKKSIVEDNKSFKNPIILSTTSTDELLMKYFSLTNFSHYEIDKELENRVNDMSINQILALMDGCLSGKTQFHKNSKSFKKCIGLMDELWFRRPDLTTTQTIQLIYYVSIDKNKSKHVVECGLQKLMNEINYLKTLSDEELSVIAVATYKSSAKVYDKMLRIFAYRVEKNLDNLIQNPLNFVSLIKPLKKAKYHDPVLLAHLINTFNSNKNNKVLEDVTSSIHLLTYFADANCGDVNFLQYLIDSIGNIMINDRLKDYRIKDVSNYIFSASYLGLTPKNPYVCKIINDFLYVVFNSKEKCQKMSKALIGMCLSMWMLNYKPIRLMQFIFFEVPVAALRMPNAHKQDNRLNLLLTCAHIEHPNLIKGYHQLIEETTNSMPEPYKHLAERPFLVMVYQSLQTLSHELNIMNMEYNFSIPYLRILGIKTIRTNGEIIYVEVLDNSNCLYGTSIPNGMMKLKFRLESKLNFCVIKVNHKEKSLHNSIALKCHLKSLLSNK, encoded by the exons atgttttcaagaaaatatctttttacCGAGGTTTTTATGAAGTCATTAAGTTCAgtttttacaaattgttattttaaaacattaaaccaAGTTAACAACTATTCAACATTTCATAAATGGACATTAGATTATTTCAGAAACCAACCACAATACAAaaagtttgtattaaaaaaatctatagttGAAGATaacaaatcttttaaaaaccCTATCATTTTAAGTACAACTTCTACTGACGAATtacttatgaaatatttttcattaacaaatttttccCACTATGAAATTGATAAAGAACTGGAAAATAGAGTAAATGATATGTCAATTAACCAGATACTTGCCTTAATGGATGGCTGTTTATCTGGAAAAACCCAGTTTCACAAAAActcaaaatcatttaaaaaatgcattggaTTAATGGATGAATTATGGTTTCGAAGACCTGACTTAACTACTACACAAACTatacaattgatttattatgttagtatAGACAAAAATAAGTCAAAACATGTGGTTGAATGTGGATTACAGAAATTAatgaatgaaattaattatttgaaaacattaaGTGATGAAGAATTAAGTGTTATAGCTGTGGCAACATACAAAAGTAGTGCAAaagtttatgataaaatgCTGAGAATATTTGCCTACAGGGTTGAAAAAAACTTAGATAATCTCATACAAAAccctttaaattttgtatctttaattaaaccattaaaaaaagcTAAGTACCATGACCCTGTACTATTGGCCCatctaattaatacttttaatagtaataaaaataacaaagtttTAGAAGATGTAACTAGTAGCATTCATCTTCTTACATACTTTGCAGATGCTAATTGTGGTGATGTTAACTTTTTGCAATACTTGATTGATTCTATTGGGAATATTATG atTAATGATCGTTTGAAAGATTACCGAATTAAAGATgtttctaattatattttttcagccAGTTACTTAGGTCTAACTCCAAAGAATCCTTAtgtctgtaaaataattaatgatttcttATATGTTGTATTTAACTCTAAAGAAAAATGCCAAAAGATGTCCAAAGCATTAATAGGAATGTGCTTATCAATGTGGATGTTGAATTATAAACCAATACGATTAAtgcagtttatattttttgaagtacCTGTTGCAGCATTAAGAA tgCCCAATGCTCACAAACAAGATAATAGACTCAATCTTTTATTAACGTGTGCTCATATTGAACATCCCAATTTAATTAAGGGATACCATCAATTAATTGAAGAAACCACTAACTCCATGCCTGAACCATACAAACATTTAGCGGAACGTCCATTCTTGGTAATGGTGTATCAATCTCTACAGACACTTTctcatgaattaaatattatgaatatggaATATAATTTCAGTATACCTTACTTGAGAATACTAGGAATAAAAACGATTAGAACAAATGG TGAAATCATTTATGTAGAAGTTTTGGACAATAGCAATTGTCTTTATGGTACATCAATTCCAAATGGTATGATGAAACTCAAATTTCGTCTTGAgtcaaagttaaatttttgtgttataaaa gtAAACCATAAAGAAAAATCCTTGCATAATTCAATAGCATTGAAATGCCACCTGAAGTCATTACTATCCAATAAATAA